The proteins below come from a single Kosakonia sp. SMBL-WEM22 genomic window:
- a CDS encoding MFS transporter, with translation MSALTIEEQQSETSTPGFRERFAFGLGDYGTNLTYTLMVTFLAYFYTDVVGISAVLVGSLMFFARVVDGIICVFVGIRIDKTDTRLGKARPWVLWTAVPFGLSAFLMATVPGISDSGKIIYVCVTYLLANIFFTANNIAYGSLLALITRDTYQRGILSVFRKGLSTCGSLTVGAFTLPLVAAFGNSHTSWIIVFAIFGFFTALCLLLTAAWTRERIKPVNKENRNNIRAGVVAVSMLKNRYWLMIFFYLLITFTSLTALSTTSVYYSRYILQDVSMMSWISVAQYLPGLITLLVIPYLIKRLGKRNLALLGLTICSIAYLLPLIDKTSSLFVILATVVRSIGFCGIGATMFAFLADTIDYGEWKTGLRIEGILFSAGTLGQTLGMGLGSASVGWILGAAGFVSGGNAHQSKHVLDMIEFLFIFFPFILAMLNMVLIWFYNLDGFYDRVAADLSRGVFAK, from the coding sequence ATGAGTGCATTAACGATTGAAGAGCAGCAAAGCGAGACCAGCACGCCCGGTTTTCGTGAGCGTTTTGCCTTTGGCCTGGGTGATTACGGCACCAATTTAACCTATACGCTGATGGTGACATTTCTGGCCTACTTTTATACTGACGTTGTTGGTATTTCAGCGGTGCTGGTTGGGTCGCTGATGTTTTTCGCCCGTGTGGTGGATGGCATTATCTGTGTCTTTGTCGGCATCCGTATCGACAAAACCGATACCCGGCTGGGTAAAGCGCGGCCGTGGGTGTTGTGGACCGCCGTACCCTTTGGACTGTCGGCGTTTTTAATGGCCACGGTGCCGGGCATCAGCGATAGCGGCAAGATTATCTATGTTTGCGTCACCTATTTACTGGCGAACATCTTTTTCACCGCCAACAATATTGCCTATGGCTCGCTGCTGGCGCTGATAACCCGCGATACTTACCAACGCGGTATTTTAAGCGTCTTCCGTAAAGGCTTATCAACCTGCGGTTCGCTGACGGTTGGGGCCTTTACGCTGCCGCTGGTCGCCGCCTTCGGAAATAGCCATACCTCATGGATAATTGTGTTCGCTATTTTTGGATTCTTTACCGCCTTATGCCTGTTACTCACTGCGGCGTGGACGCGAGAGCGCATTAAACCGGTCAATAAGGAGAATCGCAACAATATCCGCGCGGGGGTCGTTGCTGTATCGATGCTGAAAAACCGCTACTGGTTGATGATCTTCTTTTATCTGCTGATCACCTTTACCAGCTTAACGGCGCTCTCAACCACCAGTGTCTACTACTCGCGTTATATTTTGCAGGATGTCTCAATGATGTCGTGGATTAGCGTGGCGCAGTACCTGCCAGGGCTGATCACGCTATTAGTTATTCCTTATCTCATTAAGCGGCTGGGTAAGCGCAATTTAGCGCTGCTCGGCCTGACCATTTGCAGCATTGCCTATTTACTGCCGTTAATTGATAAGACCAGCTCGCTGTTTGTCATTCTCGCCACCGTGGTGCGCAGTATCGGTTTTTGCGGCATCGGTGCCACCATGTTCGCCTTCCTTGCGGACACCATTGATTACGGCGAGTGGAAAACCGGGCTGCGCATTGAGGGGATCTTATTCAGCGCCGGAACGTTAGGTCAGACCCTCGGCATGGGGCTGGGCAGCGCAAGCGTGGGCTGGATCCTCGGCGCGGCCGGTTTTGTCAGCGGCGGCAATGCTCATCAATCAAAGCATGTGCTTGATATGATTGAGTTCTTGTTTATCTTTTTCCCGTTTATCCTCGCCATGCTGAATATGGTGTTGATCTGGTTCTATAACCTGGATGGTTTTTATGACCGCGTGGCGGCGGATCTCTCGCGTGGTGTATTTGCCAAATAA
- a CDS encoding helix-turn-helix domain-containing protein codes for MSDTYDAFENLRKHNAVLHNSVALHDGIQLAAWSNKRDTITQYCNHHTLSLYIADGYESYHKTASGWKNGGGPDRFCLMPKESESVWDIRDNLAFVHLYCTDEHLREVGEKVWDRSPAAFTLDEKTFSQDARITALYRQFLLGCDWQQNANQLTLSTASTLLLTHLVSHYTNVQWQLPTITGGLAPVALRNVLEYIEAHLSEPLLLCDLASQVSLSEYHFARMFRHSMGVAPHQFVMQRRMARAKALLLSSNQSLTDIALACGFNSASHFSNRFKAAKGMTPSQLRATRKG; via the coding sequence ATGTCTGATACCTATGACGCCTTTGAAAACCTGCGCAAACATAACGCCGTGCTGCATAACTCGGTGGCGCTGCATGACGGGATTCAGCTGGCGGCATGGTCCAACAAACGCGACACCATCACCCAATATTGCAACCACCACACCCTCAGTCTTTATATTGCCGACGGTTATGAGAGCTACCACAAAACCGCCTCCGGCTGGAAAAACGGCGGCGGGCCGGATCGCTTCTGTTTGATGCCAAAGGAGAGTGAATCGGTGTGGGATATTCGCGACAATCTCGCCTTTGTTCATCTCTACTGCACCGATGAGCATCTGCGTGAAGTGGGGGAGAAAGTGTGGGATCGCAGCCCGGCGGCCTTCACCCTCGATGAAAAGACCTTCTCCCAGGATGCGCGAATCACGGCGCTCTATCGCCAGTTTCTGCTCGGCTGTGACTGGCAGCAAAACGCCAACCAGCTGACGCTCAGCACCGCGTCGACACTGCTGCTGACGCACCTGGTTTCCCATTACACCAATGTGCAGTGGCAGCTGCCGACCATCACCGGCGGCCTGGCACCTGTCGCGCTGCGCAATGTGCTGGAGTATATCGAAGCGCATCTTAGCGAGCCGCTGCTGCTCTGCGATCTTGCCTCGCAGGTTTCGCTCAGCGAGTACCACTTCGCGCGCATGTTTCGCCACTCAATGGGCGTGGCGCCGCACCAGTTTGTGATGCAGCGCCGTATGGCGCGTGCGAAAGCGCTGCTGTTGAGCAGTAATCAGTCGCTAACCGATATCGCGCTGGCGTGCGGTTTTAACTCCGCCAGCCACTTCAGCAACCGTTTTAAAGCTGCGAAGGGCATGACGCCTTCGCAGTTGCGCGCGACACGCAAAGGTTAA
- a CDS encoding PhoPQ-activated protein PqaA family protein — protein MKIATYLFFIVSLAAPLPSLRADTLTDYRQSLAAHPVNYVRLDTRELPGVKVQRYVLHSQNWSPQDAVRPIRWEHQVDIYLPAAAKSTAALMVVNNDAGRATSFNEASLARIALATHTVVVSVSNVPNQPLHYRGNSSPLTEDDSVAYSWKRYLESGDAPLQIPMSASVSQAFRLVKRELSQQKIAKFIVTGASKRGWAAWLAAISDPDVVAVVPFAVDLLNTRAALDHIYRSYGNNWPAAFYPYYRQQIDQQIGTDNFARLMRVLDPMAYLRSKAGERLKIKKYVINASGDDFYTPDNSRFYYPRLPGEKALRVVANASHEAILSVAEPSLIAFVNRFQARKALPTMVERRQGKHNLMIHFSGLPEKVIIWRANNPLARDFRYACGVRYEAFLPPAMSGNGLNVMLTTPETGWQATFVEATFSDGFVATSQVYITPDEIYPDAAPSAQGGACRTLPGRGLTPKTQKAN, from the coding sequence GTGAAAATCGCCACTTACCTGTTTTTTATAGTGTCGCTTGCGGCACCTCTCCCCTCGTTGCGCGCCGATACACTTACTGATTACCGGCAGTCGCTGGCGGCGCATCCCGTCAATTATGTGCGGCTCGACACCCGCGAACTGCCCGGCGTCAAGGTGCAGCGCTATGTGCTCCATTCGCAAAACTGGTCGCCGCAAGACGCTGTTCGCCCGATACGCTGGGAGCATCAGGTGGATATCTATCTGCCTGCTGCCGCCAAATCCACCGCTGCGCTAATGGTGGTGAATAATGATGCCGGCAGAGCGACCAGTTTCAACGAAGCATCGCTGGCACGCATAGCGCTTGCAACTCATACCGTGGTGGTATCGGTCAGTAATGTGCCGAACCAGCCGCTGCACTACCGGGGCAATTCATCGCCGCTGACGGAAGATGACAGCGTTGCCTACAGCTGGAAACGCTACCTGGAGAGTGGCGATGCGCCATTACAGATACCGATGTCTGCATCGGTATCCCAGGCGTTCAGACTGGTGAAACGGGAGCTTTCGCAACAAAAAATCGCAAAGTTTATCGTCACCGGCGCGTCAAAACGCGGCTGGGCGGCATGGCTTGCGGCGATATCCGATCCGGATGTGGTTGCCGTGGTGCCGTTTGCCGTCGATCTGCTCAACACCCGAGCCGCGCTGGATCATATCTATCGCTCCTATGGCAACAACTGGCCTGCCGCGTTTTATCCCTACTATCGTCAGCAGATCGACCAGCAGATTGGCACAGATAATTTTGCCCGGTTGATGCGCGTACTCGATCCGATGGCCTACTTGCGCAGCAAAGCAGGCGAGCGGCTGAAAATAAAGAAGTACGTGATCAATGCCAGCGGAGATGATTTTTACACGCCGGACAATAGCCGCTTCTACTATCCACGCTTGCCCGGCGAGAAGGCACTGCGGGTGGTGGCAAACGCCTCCCATGAGGCGATCCTTTCAGTCGCCGAGCCATCGCTCATTGCCTTCGTCAATCGTTTCCAGGCGCGTAAAGCTCTGCCCACTATGGTTGAGCGTCGTCAGGGGAAACATAACCTGATGATCCACTTCTCAGGGTTGCCGGAAAAGGTGATCATCTGGCGCGCGAACAACCCACTGGCGCGGGATTTTCGTTATGCCTGCGGCGTGAGATATGAGGCCTTTTTGCCGCCTGCAATGTCAGGCAACGGACTGAACGTAATGCTGACGACGCCGGAAACAGGGTGGCAGGCGACGTTTGTGGAAGCGACCTTTAGCGATGGGTTTGTGGCGACAAGCCAGGTCTATATCACACCGGATGAGATCTACCCGGATGCGGCACCCTCTGCGCAAGGCGGGGCGTGCCGCACGCTGCCTGGACGCGGGTTAACACCGAAGACGCAAAAGGCAAATTAA
- a CDS encoding beta-galactosidase — protein MDKLLFGAAYYREYLPVERLHEDIKLMKEAGINYVRIAESTWSTFEPQEGEFDFSSVLTVLDEMHKNGIAVIIGTPTYALPAWLAKKYPDVMATTSSGKNIYGHRQKMDITHPAFLWYAERIIRALLAATANHPAVIGFQIDNETKYYDTCSAGAQIEFVKHLKKEFNNSTEEMNHAFGLDYWSNRIDAWEDFPPIEGTINASLGCAFKQFQRSLVTRFLGWQAEIVKGYKNDTQFITHNFDFDWRNWSYGIRAEVDHFKTASVLDITGVDVYHPSQFQLTGAEISFTGDLARVTKDQPYFVLETQAQAFKEWTPFPGQLRLQAWSHVASGARLLGYWHWHSIHNSYETYWKGLLSHDLQPNPVYHEACTIGTEFKQHAATVTRFSRRSRVALVISNECLTAIDWHPFRGHQFSRDALHQYNDLFRDYYDTLYKMNIDVDIIAVDDPRLFRYEMLIFPLLYSVSDERLQEINRYIAQGGHAIFSFKSAFADEHMKVRTCVQPGIISEAIGAHYQLFVDPDRTLLHSESLDLSADEVQISDWMELITPDDNTEVLARYEHPYWQQYAAITHNRYGQGTATYIGCHITPAALEKVYRYVLRNTLYQHNTMPEERFPVIIKRGVDKEENSLLYYFNYSSEPQTVTFTEPAGRLLFSGKSLRQNEVITFKGWDVQIILVESAK, from the coding sequence ATGGATAAATTACTGTTTGGTGCCGCCTATTACCGCGAATATTTGCCCGTGGAACGCCTGCATGAAGATATTAAATTGATGAAAGAGGCAGGAATTAATTATGTGCGGATCGCCGAGAGCACCTGGAGCACCTTTGAGCCGCAGGAAGGGGAGTTTGATTTCAGTTCCGTGCTTACCGTACTGGATGAGATGCATAAAAACGGTATCGCTGTAATTATCGGCACGCCGACCTATGCCTTACCGGCGTGGCTGGCAAAAAAATATCCGGATGTGATGGCTACCACCAGTAGCGGGAAAAATATCTACGGTCATCGGCAAAAGATGGATATTACCCATCCCGCTTTTTTATGGTACGCCGAGCGTATTATTCGCGCCTTATTAGCGGCAACGGCGAACCATCCGGCAGTCATTGGCTTTCAGATCGACAACGAAACCAAATATTACGACACCTGCTCAGCCGGGGCGCAAATCGAGTTCGTGAAACACCTCAAAAAAGAGTTCAACAACAGTACTGAGGAGATGAATCACGCCTTTGGCCTCGATTACTGGAGTAACCGCATCGACGCCTGGGAAGATTTCCCGCCAATTGAGGGCACCATTAATGCCAGTCTCGGCTGCGCCTTTAAACAATTTCAGCGCTCGCTGGTGACGCGTTTTCTCGGCTGGCAGGCTGAGATTGTGAAAGGCTATAAAAACGATACGCAGTTTATTACCCACAACTTTGATTTTGACTGGCGCAACTGGTCGTATGGTATTCGCGCCGAGGTCGATCATTTTAAAACTGCCAGTGTGCTGGATATTACCGGCGTCGATGTCTATCACCCGAGCCAGTTTCAACTCACGGGTGCGGAAATCTCTTTTACCGGCGATCTCGCGAGGGTGACAAAAGACCAGCCCTATTTTGTGCTGGAAACCCAGGCGCAGGCCTTTAAAGAGTGGACGCCATTTCCAGGCCAGCTGCGCCTGCAGGCCTGGAGCCATGTTGCCAGCGGTGCAAGGCTGCTGGGTTACTGGCACTGGCACTCGATTCACAACTCGTACGAAACCTACTGGAAAGGGTTGCTCAGCCACGATTTGCAACCCAATCCGGTCTATCACGAAGCCTGTACGATTGGCACCGAGTTCAAGCAGCACGCGGCAACCGTAACGCGTTTCTCACGCCGCAGCCGGGTGGCGCTAGTGATCAGTAATGAATGTTTGACCGCCATCGACTGGCACCCTTTCCGCGGCCATCAGTTTAGCCGCGATGCGCTGCACCAATATAACGACCTGTTCCGCGACTATTACGACACGCTCTATAAGATGAATATCGACGTGGATATTATCGCCGTCGACGATCCGCGCCTGTTCCGTTATGAGATGCTGATCTTCCCGCTGCTATACAGCGTCAGCGACGAGCGCTTACAGGAAATTAATCGTTATATTGCGCAGGGCGGTCACGCTATTTTCTCCTTCAAATCCGCCTTTGCCGACGAGCATATGAAAGTGCGCACCTGCGTACAGCCGGGAATTATCAGCGAAGCGATCGGCGCCCACTATCAACTCTTTGTTGATCCGGACCGCACCTTATTGCATTCAGAGAGCCTCGACCTTTCTGCCGACGAGGTGCAAATCAGCGACTGGATGGAGTTAATTACCCCTGACGACAATACCGAAGTGCTGGCACGTTACGAACATCCTTACTGGCAGCAGTATGCGGCAATCACGCACAACCGATACGGGCAGGGAACGGCGACCTATATTGGCTGCCATATAACCCCCGCAGCGCTGGAAAAAGTGTATCGCTATGTTCTGCGCAACACCCTTTATCAGCACAACACCATGCCAGAAGAGCGCTTCCCGGTGATTATCAAGCGCGGCGTTGATAAAGAGGAGAATAGCCTTCTCTATTACTTCAACTACAGTAGCGAGCCGCAAACCGTCACCTTTACTGAACCGGCAGGGCGGCTGCTATTTAGCGGAAAAAGCCTCAGGCAAAATGAGGTGATCACGTTCAAGGGTTGGGATGTGCAAATTATTCTCGTGGAGAGTGCAAAATGA
- the araC gene encoding arabinose operon transcriptional regulator AraC: MWPQTLPMNDVDDELLIYSPLMRSFTFNAYLVAGYTPIVKGNKLDFFINRQQGMKGYILNITLRGAGVIHRNNETFICRENDILLFPPGCPHHYGREAHNSYWDHLWIYFMPRPYWIDWLKWDRNWHQIGLTQSADADFIAQLKTAVKEVIRLNSSPDRVDKILAMNSLEKALLYCFKQQPASNRASVDPRINAICQYLDENLAAKLTISELAAKAYLSTSRLAHLFRQEIGMTIWGWREKQRMSRAAMLLQHTQLTISQIAQVVGYDDALYFSRLFHQQYHVGPREYRKRYEQLHSL, translated from the coding sequence ATGTGGCCGCAAACACTTCCCATGAATGACGTCGACGATGAATTGCTGATCTACTCGCCCTTAATGCGCAGCTTTACCTTCAATGCTTATCTGGTGGCGGGTTATACGCCTATCGTCAAAGGCAATAAGCTGGATTTTTTTATTAATCGCCAGCAGGGAATGAAGGGCTATATTTTAAATATCACCCTACGCGGCGCAGGGGTTATTCACCGTAATAACGAAACGTTCATCTGCCGGGAAAACGATATTTTGCTCTTTCCGCCGGGCTGCCCGCATCACTATGGCCGTGAAGCACACAACAGTTACTGGGATCACCTGTGGATCTATTTTATGCCGCGTCCCTACTGGATTGACTGGCTGAAATGGGATCGAAACTGGCATCAGATTGGCCTGACGCAAAGCGCCGATGCGGATTTTATCGCGCAGCTAAAAACAGCGGTAAAGGAGGTGATTCGGCTTAACTCCTCGCCAGACAGAGTCGATAAAATCCTCGCCATGAATAGCCTGGAAAAGGCGCTGCTTTACTGTTTCAAACAGCAGCCGGCGAGCAATCGCGCCTCGGTTGACCCGCGCATTAACGCTATTTGCCAATATCTGGATGAGAATCTGGCGGCTAAACTGACAATTAGCGAACTGGCGGCGAAAGCCTATCTTTCGACTTCGAGGCTGGCACACCTTTTTCGCCAGGAAATTGGCATGACGATTTGGGGCTGGCGGGAAAAGCAGCGGATGAGCCGGGCGGCGATGTTATTACAGCATACGCAGCTAACCATTTCGCAAATCGCCCAGGTGGTGGGTTATGACGACGCGCTCTACTTTTCGCGTCTTTTCCATCAGCAATACCACGTCGGGCCGCGAGAGTACCGCAAACGATATGAGCAGTTACATTCGCTTTAG
- a CDS encoding benzoate/H(+) symporter BenE family transporter gives MRPTTLSLTSPFSLNSVLAGFIAVLVGYASSAAIIWQAASAAGATPAQIAGWMTSLGVAMGVSTLALSVWYRMPVLTAWSTPGAALLATSLQGVTLNEAVGIFIFANGLIVICGVTGLFARLMKIIPPTLAAAMLAGILLRFGLQAFLHLQEDIVLGGSMLLAWLVTKALAPRYAIVATLLIGVLVAWLNGSVAPQAIDLAPVAPQFTRPEFHWASLVSIGLPFFLVTMASQNAPGFATMQAAGYTPAVSPLIVFIGALALLLSPFGVFSVSIAAITAAICQSPDAHPDASKRWLAAAAAGVFYLLAGVFGGSITGLLAALPASWLQMLAGLALLGTISGSLHQALNAPRERDAAIVTFLVTASGVTLFGLGSAFWGLIIGGICYFTFDMARKPEPRNR, from the coding sequence ATGCGACCGACCACTCTCTCCCTGACTTCCCCCTTTTCTCTTAATAGCGTATTAGCAGGATTTATCGCCGTGCTGGTCGGCTATGCCAGCTCTGCTGCGATCATCTGGCAGGCGGCCTCCGCTGCGGGAGCAACACCTGCGCAGATCGCGGGCTGGATGACCTCCCTCGGCGTGGCAATGGGTGTCAGCACGCTGGCACTGAGCGTCTGGTATCGCATGCCGGTGTTAACCGCGTGGTCGACGCCGGGGGCGGCGCTGCTGGCAACCAGTTTGCAGGGCGTTACACTTAATGAGGCGGTTGGCATTTTTATCTTTGCTAACGGGCTGATCGTGATCTGCGGTGTGACCGGCCTGTTTGCTCGCCTGATGAAGATTATTCCGCCGACGCTTGCCGCCGCGATGCTGGCAGGGATCCTGCTGCGCTTTGGTTTGCAGGCGTTTTTGCACCTTCAGGAGGATATTGTGCTCGGCGGATCGATGCTGCTGGCATGGCTGGTGACTAAAGCCCTTGCCCCGCGCTACGCGATTGTGGCGACGCTACTGATTGGCGTGCTGGTCGCGTGGCTGAACGGAAGTGTGGCACCCCAGGCGATTGATCTCGCCCCCGTTGCGCCGCAGTTTACCCGACCCGAGTTTCACTGGGCGTCGCTGGTTAGCATTGGCCTGCCCTTCTTTCTGGTCACCATGGCGTCGCAGAATGCGCCAGGGTTCGCGACGATGCAGGCCGCGGGTTATACGCCAGCGGTGTCGCCGTTGATAGTTTTTATCGGCGCGCTGGCGCTACTGCTCTCGCCATTTGGTGTCTTTTCGGTGTCGATTGCCGCCATTACCGCGGCAATCTGCCAAAGCCCGGATGCGCATCCCGATGCCAGCAAACGCTGGTTAGCCGCCGCGGCTGCCGGGGTGTTCTATCTGCTGGCCGGAGTCTTTGGCGGCTCGATCACCGGGCTGCTGGCAGCGTTGCCCGCCAGTTGGTTACAGATGCTGGCGGGGCTTGCGTTACTTGGCACCATCAGCGGCAGCCTGCACCAGGCGCTGAACGCCCCGCGCGAACGCGATGCGGCAATCGTCACCTTTTTAGTCACTGCCAGCGGTGTCACGCTGTTCGGGCTGGGATCGGCCTTTTGGGGACTCATTATTGGCGGTATCTGCTATTTCACCTTCGATATGGCGCGTAAACCTGAACCACGAAACAGGTGA